A window from Nitrosopumilus adriaticus encodes these proteins:
- a CDS encoding acetolactate synthase large subunit: protein MKASDLFVKCLENEGVEYVFGIPGEENADFVMSLSESKIKFILTRHEQGAAFMADVYGRLSGKVGVCLATLGPGATNLVTGVANANMDRSRLLAITGQTDSHLLHKESHQNMDAITMFKPITKWNWSIRNPQNIPEIVRRAFKIALEEKPGAVHIELPQDIAKKEADIPPIEPQRVFRSGANEELIKQAAKIILEAKHPVIFLGNGCVRENASQHIRKLVEKTGIIAMNTFMGKGVVSDDSPLHLHTIGIKDADHALLAIESADVVIAVGVDLVEYSPKNWNKKLDKKIIHIDFTPSEVYTYYRPVVEIVSDIEYAIDAILDELELQKKTHPELDVFPIKEIPELFKKIMKEVDERRDSFNDDKAFPIKPEKLIIDVRNALGENDILLSDVGAHKLWISKIYKTYQPNTCIIPNGFCSMGFAFPGAIAAKIVHPERNIVAMCGDAGFLMNIQELETAVRLKLGFITIVWCDLDLGMISMKQKNEFGKSVFTKFTNPDFIKLAESFGAVGFVVKSTEEFPKILEEAKAIKDKPVIIAINVDYSRNHVLLNDSHYEI from the coding sequence ATGAAAGCATCTGACTTGTTTGTAAAATGTCTTGAAAATGAAGGTGTTGAATATGTTTTTGGGATACCAGGAGAAGAAAACGCAGATTTTGTAATGTCATTATCTGAATCTAAGATAAAATTCATCTTAACTCGTCATGAGCAAGGGGCCGCCTTTATGGCAGATGTCTATGGAAGATTATCAGGTAAAGTAGGAGTATGCCTTGCGACACTTGGTCCCGGTGCAACTAACCTGGTAACTGGAGTGGCCAATGCAAACATGGATAGATCACGATTGCTTGCCATCACAGGACAAACCGACTCGCATCTCTTACACAAGGAATCTCATCAAAACATGGATGCAATAACAATGTTCAAGCCAATCACAAAGTGGAATTGGTCAATACGCAATCCACAAAACATTCCAGAAATTGTAAGAAGGGCTTTCAAGATTGCACTAGAGGAAAAACCAGGCGCGGTACACATTGAATTGCCTCAAGACATTGCAAAAAAAGAAGCAGACATTCCCCCAATAGAACCTCAACGAGTCTTTAGGTCAGGGGCAAATGAGGAATTGATAAAACAGGCTGCAAAAATTATTCTTGAAGCAAAGCATCCAGTAATTTTTCTAGGAAATGGGTGTGTTAGAGAAAATGCCAGCCAGCACATCAGGAAGCTAGTAGAAAAAACAGGAATCATTGCAATGAACACGTTTATGGGAAAAGGAGTTGTCTCAGATGACTCTCCACTTCACCTCCACACAATCGGTATCAAGGATGCAGATCATGCTTTGCTGGCAATAGAATCAGCTGATGTTGTAATTGCAGTAGGTGTTGATTTGGTAGAATACAGTCCCAAGAATTGGAACAAGAAGTTAGATAAAAAAATAATTCACATTGATTTTACACCATCTGAAGTCTACACCTATTACAGACCAGTAGTTGAGATAGTATCAGATATTGAATATGCAATTGATGCAATTCTTGACGAATTAGAACTGCAGAAAAAAACACATCCAGAATTAGATGTATTTCCGATTAAAGAAATTCCAGAATTATTTAAAAAAATTATGAAAGAAGTAGACGAAAGACGGGATTCATTTAATGATGATAAAGCTTTCCCAATAAAGCCTGAAAAATTAATTATTGATGTTCGAAATGCTTTGGGTGAAAATGACATTCTACTATCAGATGTTGGTGCACACAAGCTTTGGATTTCAAAAATCTACAAAACCTATCAACCAAACACATGCATTATTCCAAATGGCTTTTGCTCAATGGGATTTGCATTTCCAGGCGCAATTGCAGCAAAGATTGTCCATCCAGAGAGAAACATAGTAGCAATGTGTGGCGATGCAGGATTCTTGATGAATATTCAAGAGCTTGAGACGGCTGTTCGTCTAAAACTTGGATTCATTACAATAGTTTGGTGTGATCTTGACTTGGGAATGATTTCAATGAAGCAAAAAAATGAATTTGGCAAGAGCGTCTTTACAAAATTTACAAATCCGGATTTTATCAAATTGGCTGAGAGTTTTGGAGCAGTAGGATTCGTGGTAAAATCTACTGAGGAATTTCCAAAGATTTTGGAGGAGGCAAAAGCAATCAAGGACAAGCCAGTAATCATTGCAATTAATGTGGATTATTCAAGAAATCATGTTCTGCTAAATGACAGTCATTATGAAATATAA
- a CDS encoding DUF6659 family protein, translating into MEVKQMCLYDEICKKMSNLPGINFAVMINNRGRKISECKSRSIPLETDEKKLEMLFMETTLDMSMRKEFDNSFGKISAIVSFRENTTMITIPHQEDLMLLSVEPGFDHNKIVQTAYGYLTTRLQEKSLIEIPQVA; encoded by the coding sequence ATGGAAGTAAAGCAAATGTGTCTATATGATGAAATCTGCAAAAAAATGTCCAATCTACCTGGAATTAATTTTGCAGTGATGATTAATAATCGTGGACGAAAGATTTCTGAATGCAAATCTCGGTCAATTCCTTTAGAGACTGATGAAAAAAAACTAGAGATGCTGTTTATGGAGACCACACTTGACATGTCAATGAGAAAAGAATTTGACAATTCATTTGGAAAGATATCTGCCATTGTTTCCTTTAGGGAAAACACTACAATGATTACAATTCCACACCAAGAGGATTTGATGCTGCTATCAGTAGAGCCTGGATTTGATCACAACAAAATAGTTCAAACTGCATACGGATATCTTACGACAAGACTACAAGAAAAGTCATTAATTGAGATTCCACAGGTGGCATAA
- a CDS encoding Lrp/AsnC family transcriptional regulator, with protein sequence MKLLFELTMDGSISVPTLSKKLGINASVLYSRIKRLMKKKLIKKFTVEIDDSLLGIGVKASVGINRDPKHKDEIHKTFMGIPEVVSISEVTGRFDIIIQVYAKDLEALHSIVIEKIGKVPGVQNSETFVELQKTDKDPVYLTQTI encoded by the coding sequence ATGAAATTACTATTTGAATTGACCATGGATGGATCTATTTCTGTCCCTACACTGTCAAAAAAACTAGGAATTAACGCATCAGTTCTGTATAGTCGAATAAAGAGACTGATGAAGAAAAAACTAATCAAAAAATTCACAGTCGAAATTGATGATTCTCTTTTGGGAATCGGTGTAAAGGCATCAGTTGGAATAAATCGAGATCCAAAACACAAAGACGAAATTCACAAAACATTCATGGGTATTCCTGAAGTTGTATCGATCTCAGAAGTTACTGGCAGGTTCGATATTATCATTCAAGTATATGCAAAAGATCTTGAGGCCCTTCATAGTATAGTTATTGAAAAGATAGGCAAAGTTCCAGGCGTTCAAAACTCTGAGACTTTTGTGGAACTGCAAAAAACTGACAAGGATCCTGTGTATCTTACTCAGACAATTTAG
- a CDS encoding 50S ribosomal protein L1: MVVMITESQLVDLIKKAKAATKKKKFTQSIELIVNFKDIDVKKGFALNEVVQLPKTSSPATVCVMATGEMGQKAKEAKADSVIGTEELDKFGANKRESRKFINKYDFFLADTKVMPTVGKTLGQLLGPRGKMPTPVPFDAPIDSFLSRFRSSIKVRTRASLSVSCKIGDETMEDADLAINAHTVLNAIEKKLPNGEKNMRRVMIKTTMGKPIKQVQEVRKKFA; the protein is encoded by the coding sequence ATGGTCGTAATGATTACAGAGTCTCAGTTAGTTGATTTGATCAAAAAGGCAAAGGCTGCCACCAAAAAGAAAAAGTTTACGCAGTCAATTGAGCTTATTGTTAATTTTAAAGATATTGATGTAAAGAAGGGATTTGCACTAAACGAGGTAGTTCAGCTTCCAAAGACCAGTTCACCAGCTACAGTTTGCGTCATGGCAACAGGTGAGATGGGCCAGAAAGCAAAAGAAGCAAAGGCAGACTCTGTAATTGGGACAGAGGAGTTGGACAAATTTGGAGCAAACAAAAGAGAGTCTAGAAAATTCATCAACAAATATGATTTCTTTTTGGCAGATACGAAAGTAATGCCAACAGTCGGTAAAACTTTGGGTCAGCTATTAGGTCCTAGAGGAAAGATGCCAACACCGGTTCCTTTTGATGCACCAATTGATTCATTTTTGTCAAGATTTAGATCATCAATTAAAGTTAGAACAAGAGCATCACTATCTGTTTCATGTAAAATTGGAGATGAGACAATGGAGGATGCAGATTTAGCAATCAATGCACACACTGTTCTTAATGCAATTGAAAAGAAATTACCAAACGGCGAGAAGAACATGAGAAGAGTCATGATCAAAACCACAATGGGAAAGCCAATAAAACAAGTTCAAGAGGTCAGAAAGAAATTTGCATGA
- a CDS encoding 50S ribosomal protein L10: MHENRTTYPKRKTQMYQQLQELPKKYKVVSVIKLNKVRSTQILPLRKVLKDDVEFVAIKDKVAQKALNSLDIPGIKAIADQLEGQCMFLFTNMSPFKLNVLLAKNKIMMAARGGDIASIDIVVPAKNTGIAPGPMLTEFKEAGIPTKIDQGTIWIAKDSTPVLKGEAINEKLASILGKLDIKPVEAGISLFTALEEGSVYAADDMVIDVEKIRAEFGQAYQEAVSLSIEAAYITAENISQILSKASQHARSLSIESGFMTDETKEQILQKADAQAKAVAGQAKDYTPA; encoded by the coding sequence TTGCATGAGAATAGAACTACTTATCCTAAAAGAAAAACTCAGATGTATCAGCAACTACAAGAGTTACCAAAAAAATACAAAGTAGTATCAGTTATCAAATTAAACAAAGTACGTTCAACACAGATTTTACCATTAAGAAAAGTTCTCAAAGACGATGTAGAGTTTGTTGCAATCAAAGACAAAGTTGCACAAAAAGCACTCAATTCACTTGACATTCCAGGAATCAAAGCGATTGCAGACCAACTTGAAGGCCAATGCATGTTCTTGTTTACAAACATGTCACCATTCAAACTCAATGTACTTTTAGCTAAAAACAAAATAATGATGGCAGCCAGAGGTGGCGACATTGCAAGTATCGACATTGTAGTTCCTGCAAAGAACACAGGAATTGCACCAGGCCCAATGCTTACAGAATTCAAGGAAGCTGGAATCCCAACAAAGATTGATCAAGGAACAATTTGGATTGCAAAAGACAGCACACCAGTTCTCAAAGGAGAGGCCATCAATGAAAAACTAGCATCAATTTTAGGTAAATTAGATATCAAGCCAGTAGAGGCTGGAATTTCACTATTCACAGCACTTGAAGAGGGCAGCGTATATGCAGCAGACGACATGGTAATTGATGTCGAGAAGATAAGAGCAGAGTTTGGACAAGCATACCAAGAAGCAGTCTCACTATCAATCGAGGCAGCATACATTACTGCAGAGAACATCTCACAGATTCTCAGCAAAGCATCACAGCATGCTCGCTCATTGTCAATAGAATCAGGATTCATGACAGACGAGACAAAGGAGCAAATCTTGCAAAAAGCAGACGCACAAGCAAAAGCAGTTGCAGGCCAAGCAAAAGATTACACTCCAGCATAA
- a CDS encoding sensor histidine kinase, translated as MLLSTIVVLLALLVKRSQSFKKEKLTVIGQLSSNIAHDIRNPLGTIKNAGVIIQKENKDGNEVISREIDRINLSVRRISHQIEEVLNYVRTTPLILKPHSVNQTIQEAIDTLTVPENITINTPTNDVTIKFDHEKILIVFVNIILNAVQSIGKTKGEITITINETETHATIQFENSGPNIPSKDLKRVFDTLYTTKLEGTGLGLSSCKNIIEQHKGEISASTKPVRFSIKLPK; from the coding sequence TTGTTGCTATCTACCATAGTTGTCCTGCTGGCATTACTAGTAAAACGCTCTCAAAGCTTCAAGAAAGAAAAGCTAACAGTAATCGGGCAGCTATCATCAAACATTGCACACGACATACGCAATCCCCTCGGTACAATAAAAAATGCAGGAGTTATTATTCAAAAAGAAAACAAGGACGGAAACGAAGTCATATCAAGGGAGATTGACAGAATAAATCTGTCAGTGAGAAGAATATCTCATCAAATCGAAGAGGTTCTAAACTATGTCAGGACAACACCGCTAATTCTAAAACCACACTCAGTTAATCAAACAATTCAAGAAGCAATAGATACACTAACTGTACCAGAAAACATTACAATAAACACTCCAACAAATGACGTTACCATAAAATTTGATCATGAAAAAATACTCATTGTATTTGTAAACATCATACTAAATGCAGTTCAGTCAATAGGAAAAACAAAAGGGGAGATCACCATCACTATCAATGAAACCGAAACCCATGCTACAATTCAATTTGAGAACTCAGGTCCTAACATCCCATCAAAAGATCTAAAACGCGTCTTCGATACACTATACACTACCAAACTGGAAGGAACAGGTCTTGGTCTTTCTAGTTGCAAAAACATAATCGAGCAGCACAAAGGAGAGATATCTGCAAGCACAAAACCTGTAAGATTCTCAATAAAACTCCCAAAATGA
- a CDS encoding response regulator — protein MTNSSILLVDDDIQFLEATEYMLKYENYDVITAKNGEEAIKKYSESSPDIVLMDLKMPVMNGYDAFFKIKKQHPDAKIVFTSAYAINNEEFAKAKKSGLYGLLTKPFDLNELNSLVESKN, from the coding sequence TTGACAAATTCCAGTATTCTTTTGGTAGATGACGACATTCAGTTCCTAGAGGCCACAGAATACATGCTAAAATATGAAAATTATGACGTAATTACGGCTAAAAATGGCGAGGAGGCCATCAAAAAGTACTCAGAATCAAGCCCAGATATCGTCCTAATGGATTTGAAGATGCCCGTGATGAACGGCTATGATGCATTTTTTAAAATAAAAAAACAACATCCTGATGCAAAGATAGTATTCACATCAGCGTATGCAATCAATAATGAAGAATTTGCAAAGGCCAAAAAATCGGGATTGTACGGATTGCTGACAAAACCATTTGATCTTAATGAGCTAAACAGTCTGGTTGAATCAAAAAACTAG
- a CDS encoding DUF432 domain-containing protein, protein MSTEKGNYSGYGKYDVSDKLELSLPKTEIKIERKSNDTLSYYRKNAEGAEVRKSFPNSSKNVSLELCPVLPLHLPAKKTHDLIFLRLVESIFLEKNSTASFVIQFPMEIGVFVINSSDGSKELFDCFTCEPMHSRFALYGTPEKGNLCMYSKVKLLEETDSDPYVFAKMRVTLNNELDHGVFVKKLVFPIAEHTIYYAEKSSEVHIDDIKGVIKSVTNNEVIEINREEHTKKDNDLKLVTYSSSKENKSFTMEKGFD, encoded by the coding sequence ATGAGTACCGAAAAAGGCAATTATTCAGGATATGGCAAGTATGATGTCTCAGACAAATTAGAATTAAGCCTGCCAAAAACAGAAATCAAGATAGAAAGAAAATCCAATGATACATTATCATATTATCGAAAGAATGCCGAAGGTGCTGAAGTTAGAAAATCATTTCCCAATTCGAGCAAAAATGTTTCACTAGAACTGTGTCCAGTCTTGCCACTTCATCTTCCTGCTAAAAAAACACACGATCTCATCTTTTTGCGTTTGGTAGAATCTATCTTTCTAGAAAAAAACTCTACTGCAAGCTTTGTAATTCAATTTCCAATGGAGATTGGAGTCTTTGTAATTAACTCAAGTGATGGCTCAAAGGAGCTCTTTGATTGTTTTACATGTGAGCCAATGCACTCAAGATTTGCATTGTATGGCACCCCAGAGAAGGGAAATCTTTGCATGTACTCCAAAGTCAAACTACTAGAGGAGACGGACTCTGATCCCTATGTCTTTGCTAAAATGAGAGTTACTTTGAACAACGAACTAGACCATGGAGTATTTGTAAAGAAATTAGTATTTCCAATAGCAGAGCATACAATTTACTATGCAGAAAAGTCTTCTGAAGTTCACATTGATGACATTAAAGGAGTGATAAAATCAGTAACAAATAATGAAGTAATTGAGATTAATAGAGAAGAGCATACCAAAAAAGACAACGATTTGAAACTAGTAACATATTCTAGCAGCAAGGAAAACAAATCATTTACGATGGAAAAGGGGTTTGATTAG
- a CDS encoding mechanosensitive ion channel family protein, whose translation MVLEILDTQLMEGVTIWSLLITGIVVFVGVIVARIVRMIFNKKFAPNMPVHTVKTMNKLIYYGIIVIFLMAATASQGIDLGGLVVGAGFMGIVIGFAAQSVVSNMISGVFLLIEKPVKQGDTVDVIDSNVTGKLIDINTFSSKIQQFDGTVVRIPNEKMFTSNLRSFNLSEVRRSEVTVGIGYGENIDKAIKVIKNAIEKNVVYSLMEPEPQFSISELGDNSVNILIRVWYPRDDLLEVMPNLLKVIKNALDEEGIEIPFPQRVVWEGKESQR comes from the coding sequence ATGGTTTTAGAAATTTTAGATACTCAGCTGATGGAGGGCGTTACCATTTGGAGTTTGCTAATTACTGGAATTGTAGTTTTTGTCGGAGTAATTGTTGCAAGAATAGTTCGTATGATATTCAACAAAAAATTTGCGCCAAACATGCCAGTTCACACTGTAAAAACTATGAACAAGTTAATCTACTATGGAATAATTGTCATCTTCTTGATGGCTGCAACTGCAAGCCAAGGAATTGATCTTGGCGGGCTAGTTGTAGGAGCAGGATTCATGGGAATCGTAATTGGTTTTGCAGCACAGTCAGTAGTATCAAACATGATATCAGGAGTATTCCTGCTAATTGAAAAGCCCGTAAAACAAGGAGACACTGTAGATGTAATTGACTCTAATGTAACAGGTAAACTAATTGATATTAACACATTCTCGTCTAAAATTCAACAATTTGATGGAACAGTTGTTAGAATTCCGAATGAAAAAATGTTTACATCAAATCTTCGTTCTTTTAATTTATCAGAAGTAAGAAGAAGTGAAGTCACAGTTGGCATTGGTTACGGAGAGAATATCGACAAGGCAATCAAAGTAATTAAAAATGCAATTGAAAAAAACGTAGTCTACTCACTAATGGAGCCTGAACCACAATTTTCCATATCAGAGCTTGGCGATAACAGCGTAAACATTCTGATTCGCGTATGGTATCCCCGAGATGATCTGCTTGAAGTTATGCCCAACTTGCTCAAAGTTATTAAAAATGCATTAGATGAAGAAGGCATCGAGATTCCATTCCCACAAAGAGTGGTATGGGAAGGAAAAGAATCTCAGAGATAG
- a CDS encoding GAF domain-containing sensor histidine kinase yields MEVEHSLEEKNRIQALHELEILDTPPEERFDRITKIAQIMFDVPIALVSLVDSNRQWFKSCAGLSARETPRSMSFCSHAILNEDIMTIEDATTDNRFSDNPLVTGDPFIRFYAGKPIRGQDNRMLGTLCIIDKKPRVFSKADKSVLTDLANWVENEFKTSILTKSLKNTTENLVKVQQELLDQNKNLELKIKEKTNQILKQDRVTTVASMSSRLAHDLRNPLQVIQISSELLRQELEKHMDENMKKRCGNLQSSILEINRIIEDVLEFVKTSQLNQETNSSKNLLENCISNIVIPENIAISLPENDVQIFGDARKIQAVFSNLIINGIQAINGSGEILIRISEYPEKTSITFEDSGPGIPDEVMPKIFEYLYTTKQDGTGLGLGICKSIIEQHGGKISVSNNPTAFTIELPKH; encoded by the coding sequence GTGGAAGTAGAACACAGCTTAGAGGAAAAAAATAGGATTCAAGCATTACATGAATTGGAAATACTAGACACTCCACCTGAAGAGAGATTTGATAGGATTACAAAAATTGCACAAATCATGTTTGATGTTCCAATAGCGCTTGTGAGTTTAGTTGACTCTAATAGACAGTGGTTCAAATCATGTGCAGGTCTTTCTGCCAGAGAAACTCCAAGAAGCATGTCTTTTTGCAGTCATGCAATTTTGAATGAGGATATAATGACAATCGAGGATGCAACAACGGATAACCGTTTTTCAGATAATCCTCTGGTAACAGGAGATCCATTTATTCGATTTTACGCAGGAAAGCCAATTAGAGGACAAGACAATAGGATGTTAGGAACGTTATGCATTATTGATAAAAAACCTCGAGTTTTTTCCAAAGCTGATAAAAGTGTATTAACTGATTTGGCAAATTGGGTAGAAAATGAATTCAAAACCTCAATTCTTACAAAGTCATTAAAAAATACAACTGAGAACCTAGTAAAAGTTCAACAAGAGCTTTTAGATCAAAATAAAAATTTAGAATTAAAAATCAAAGAAAAAACAAATCAGATTCTAAAACAAGACAGAGTTACAACTGTTGCTTCAATGTCAAGCCGTCTTGCTCATGATCTAAGGAATCCATTACAAGTAATACAGATTAGTTCAGAATTATTAAGACAGGAACTTGAAAAACACATGGATGAAAACATGAAGAAACGTTGCGGTAATTTACAGAGTTCCATACTAGAAATTAATCGAATTATAGAAGATGTGCTAGAATTTGTAAAAACATCACAGCTAAATCAAGAGACTAATTCATCAAAAAATCTATTAGAAAATTGTATCTCAAACATTGTAATTCCTGAAAACATTGCAATTTCGTTACCAGAAAATGATGTTCAGATTTTTGGAGATGCTAGGAAAATTCAAGCTGTATTTTCAAATTTAATCATTAATGGCATTCAAGCAATAAATGGTTCTGGAGAAATCCTTATTCGCATATCAGAGTATCCTGAAAAAACTAGTATTACATTTGAAGATTCAGGACCTGGAATTCCAGATGAAGTGATGCCTAAAATCTTTGAATATCTATACACCACAAAACAAGATGGAACAGGCTTGGGTTTGGGAATTTGCAAAAGTATTATCGAACAACATGGCGGTAAAATTTCTGTTTCAAATAACCCAACTGCATTTACAATTGAGTTACCAAAACATTAG
- a CDS encoding DM13 domain-containing protein: MKKTIIPIIAIIIVGIVSAYAISPYFTESTVDEAIPSGAIIESAMEETMMEESAMEETMMEETMMEESAMEETMMEESAMEETMMEESAMEETMMEETMMEETMMEETIPISYAGKFVGVGDGIHDAQGDAYTIPLQDGSNVLRLEDFQSTNGPDLYVYLATDDNASEFINLGELKANKGNQNYQIPEDTDLDKYNKVLIWCKAFGVLFGSAELE; this comes from the coding sequence GTGAAGAAAACCATCATACCAATTATTGCGATAATTATAGTTGGAATCGTATCAGCATATGCCATATCCCCATACTTTACTGAATCAACAGTAGACGAGGCAATACCCTCAGGTGCCATTATTGAATCAGCTATGGAAGAAACTATGATGGAAGAATCAGCTATGGAAGAAACTATGATGGAAGAAACTATGATGGAAGAATCAGCTATGGAAGAAACTATGATGGAAGAATCAGCTATGGAAGAAACTATGATGGAAGAATCAGCTATGGAAGAAACTATGATGGAAGAAACTATGATGGAAGAAACTATGATGGAAGAAACGATTCCAATTTCATATGCTGGAAAATTTGTCGGAGTTGGTGATGGAATACATGATGCACAAGGTGATGCATACACCATACCATTACAAGATGGAAGTAATGTACTAAGACTGGAGGACTTCCAATCAACAAATGGCCCGGATCTTTATGTTTACTTGGCAACAGATGATAATGCTTCGGAGTTTATCAATTTAGGAGAATTAAAGGCAAACAAGGGAAACCAAAATTATCAAATTCCAGAAGATACTGATCTTGATAAATACAACAAAGTCTTGATTTGGTGCAAAGCATTCGGTGTTTTGTTTGGCAGTGCAGAATTAGAGTAA
- a CDS encoding sensor histidine kinase: MIPKRDAKQILAQLSDTEEFSSIVDNVAIIKNTNFKTRKSLESVVNQEMLDNFQKIEEAIINLQRLFEDTKKPILKSQNSHIDEMSYVSLFEILKQSIPVSIPSEIFIKLPRHDYAIKGIKKKLVTLFSSLIRNSIQAMDKKGTITIRAFESNKQVRIELEDTGNGIPEEMINQLFVAHTTTKKFGTGLGTSLAKSIVDMHGGTIFAKNNPTTFTIQLPVYE; this comes from the coding sequence ATGATTCCAAAAAGAGATGCAAAACAAATTCTCGCTCAACTATCAGATACTGAGGAATTCTCATCAATAGTAGACAATGTGGCCATAATAAAAAATACAAATTTCAAGACTAGAAAATCCCTTGAATCAGTAGTAAATCAAGAAATGTTAGATAATTTTCAAAAAATTGAAGAGGCAATAATTAATTTGCAGCGCCTTTTTGAGGATACTAAAAAACCAATTTTAAAATCACAAAATAGCCACATTGATGAAATGTCTTATGTTTCATTATTTGAAATACTAAAGCAGTCCATTCCTGTAAGCATCCCTTCAGAGATATTCATAAAACTTCCAAGACACGATTACGCAATAAAGGGGATTAAAAAGAAGCTAGTCACTCTATTTTCAAGTTTAATTCGAAATTCAATTCAAGCCATGGATAAAAAAGGAACAATTACCATTAGAGCATTTGAGTCAAACAAACAAGTAAGAATAGAATTAGAAGATACAGGAAATGGAATTCCTGAAGAGATGATTAACCAACTTTTCGTAGCTCATACAACTACCAAAAAGTTTGGAACAGGACTAGGCACATCACTTGCAAAATCCATAGTGGATATGCATGGTGGCACAATTTTTGCCAAGAACAATCCCACAACATTTACAATTCAATTACCTGTCTACGAATAA
- a CDS encoding VOC family protein, whose amino-acid sequence MNNFLQAISLDHVNMSVKDLEKTVEFYKKLFGFEIRKDDNSPNKLDVPSKIIGNDSIKLCLYEDPQMSPAGGIAHFGFHVANFDDIMNKCKELDVEVLYDGPVEFEKSMSVYIKDPSGYDIELSEVAGGGL is encoded by the coding sequence ATGAATAATTTTCTCCAAGCAATATCATTGGATCATGTGAATATGAGCGTCAAGGATTTAGAAAAGACTGTAGAGTTTTACAAAAAACTTTTTGGATTTGAGATTAGAAAGGATGACAACTCTCCAAACAAGCTGGATGTACCATCAAAAATCATCGGTAATGATTCTATCAAGCTATGCCTGTATGAAGATCCTCAAATGTCACCTGCAGGAGGAATAGCTCACTTTGGTTTTCATGTTGCAAACTTTGATGATATAATGAACAAATGCAAAGAACTGGATGTCGAAGTTCTCTATGACGGTCCTGTAGAGTTTGAAAAGTCAATGTCGGTTTACATAAAAGATCCTAGCGGGTATGACATTGAACTCAGTGAAGTAGCTGGCGGTGGACTCTAG
- a CDS encoding cupin domain-containing protein, whose protein sequence is MKNHPFDFHGSQFTIKVLSSESSNRYTVLDILHAPNIGPAAHQHPAGPETFHIVEGNYEFFLNGESIVAKAGDTVCVPTGALHRFVTGEKGGHAIVISPPNLEFYFWEVSKLLSERKVPFEEESEIGKKYGQIFSDGSKHWD, encoded by the coding sequence ATGAAAAACCATCCTTTTGATTTTCATGGTTCACAATTTACCATCAAAGTTCTATCCTCTGAATCCAGTAACCGATACACGGTTTTAGATATTTTACATGCTCCGAACATTGGTCCTGCAGCACACCAACATCCTGCAGGTCCTGAAACCTTTCATATTGTTGAAGGTAATTATGAATTCTTTCTAAATGGAGAATCTATTGTGGCAAAAGCAGGTGATACTGTTTGTGTTCCTACCGGAGCACTACATAGATTTGTTACTGGTGAAAAAGGTGGACATGCAATTGTAATTAGTCCACCAAATCTAGAATTTTATTTTTGGGAGGTTAGCAAATTACTCTCAGAAAGGAAAGTTCCTTTTGAAGAAGAATCTGAGATTGGAAAAAAATACGGTCAGATTTTTTCAGATGGCTCCAAACATTGGGATTAA
- a CDS encoding CDGSH iron-sulfur domain-containing protein yields MVKVTIKAIENGPLIVETDGKRLCALCRCTASENKPNCDGSHAKSGFKAETSEIKVCD; encoded by the coding sequence ATGGTCAAAGTAACAATCAAAGCTATTGAAAATGGTCCATTAATTGTAGAAACTGATGGAAAGAGATTATGTGCATTATGTAGATGTACTGCATCAGAAAACAAACCAAATTGTGATGGCTCACATGCAAAATCTGGTTTCAAAGCAGAAACATCAGAAATCAAAGTCTGTGATTAA